Part of the Aciduliprofundum boonei T469 genome is shown below.
CTCTCTGATTTCCTCGTAACGCTGGTGAAAAACTATGAAGATCCAGAAAGATACTATAAGATTGAGAAAGAGAACGAAGAATTAAAGAAAGAGCTTGAAGAGCTGAGAGCACAGATGGAAAACGAGAGAAAATTAAATGCAGAGCTGAGAATGCAGCTTACAGGCATAACTGCCATGCTCACAACCACACAGAAGAAGAGATTTGTAGGATGGCTCAATTTGCGCCAGGGTGCTGGATGGACCGAATATCCAATCTCCACAAATTTCATACCCATACCTTACGGTCCTGATGATGAATTTATAGATAATCTTATAAAAGGTGCAGTTGCAATACGCATACTAGGTCCATCTTACACTCCCTCTGAAGGAACGTATTATGCGCTTACAAAAATCATAGATGGAACAAATAATACTTTCGACTTATTACTGTCTCACATTTCAGAGATTGATTCTGAAATTATAGAACTTAATAAAGAGGTAAGTAATATAAAAAATGAGGTAACGCTTCTAAAACTCAACCCTCCGCAGCCCAAGAAAGAAATAGTGAAAATAGAACCCCCACCAAAGATGAGCATGGAGGAGGAAATAAAATACTTAGAGAGCAAAGGATACAAGATCACTCCTCCCTGCGATGAAGATTGTGTGAGAAGAATAGTAGAAGAGAAAAAAATCTTCCACTATTGACAAAGAGACTGCAATGATAATCATGGACAGGGTATTGGAAATATTCGATAAATGGATGGCATACGAACTTTACAAGGATGGAACGATGAGCAAGAATGAGTTCTTAAAAATAATGAACTTTGAAAAATACCACACTGCTAAGATGCCTTCATAAACCTGAGAATCATCTACACAGAATTTACTCATATTTTCTTATATGCTTTACCCCTTACAATACTACCAAAATTTCTATTTGCATCTCCTTTATCTTTTATGTACAACACGGTAATCCCCTATCCTCACACGATAAATGTTTTCTCTCCCCTTTATCTTTTTGAGATCGTAGGTTTTTATAGGAATGGGTGAAATTTTAAGGACATTCAGCAATTCGTCTATTTTTGATTTTATATCTTGGGGAAGGTTATCAATCTGCTTTCTTACCCTTTTAGTTGCAATTATTGTTATTTCACTCATTGCTCTTCCCTCAAAGCTTCTCTCAATTCTTCCTCACTAACTACCTCTCCTCTCTCAACTTCTTCTAGAGCTTGTTCAAGCTCTCTTTCTTCTTCCTCGCCTATTAAAATC
Proteins encoded:
- a CDS encoding type II toxin-antitoxin system RelE/ParE family toxin, producing the protein MSEITIIATKRVRKQIDNLPQDIKSKIDELLNVLKISPIPIKTYDLKKIKGRENIYRVRIGDYRVVHKR